One genomic segment of Natrononativus amylolyticus includes these proteins:
- a CDS encoding riboflavin synthase, which yields MFTGIVEETGEIVGRSRTEDGLRLRIAADEVATGLEHGQSISVSGACLTVERFEEGAWFEVFLASETVERTYLGELSEGEAVNLERAMPADGRFDGHVVQGHVDAVATVSGIESVEEDWFFEFQLPEGYDRYVVEKGSITLDGISLTVADLAEGGAPQAHRNDGGDTAGAGRVTVAIIPTTYELTTLSAKEPGDPVHLEVDVLAKYVERLLEGYVPDLSL from the coding sequence ATGTTCACGGGGATCGTCGAGGAGACGGGCGAGATCGTCGGCCGGTCGCGAACCGAGGACGGGCTGCGCCTCCGGATCGCAGCCGACGAGGTCGCGACGGGACTCGAGCACGGCCAGAGCATCAGCGTCAGCGGCGCCTGCCTCACCGTCGAGCGCTTCGAGGAGGGCGCGTGGTTCGAGGTGTTTCTCGCCAGCGAAACCGTCGAGCGCACCTACCTCGGGGAGCTCTCGGAGGGCGAGGCGGTCAACCTCGAGCGGGCGATGCCCGCCGACGGCCGCTTCGACGGCCACGTCGTCCAGGGCCACGTCGACGCGGTGGCGACGGTGAGCGGCATCGAATCGGTCGAAGAGGACTGGTTCTTCGAGTTCCAGCTTCCCGAGGGGTACGACCGTTACGTGGTCGAGAAGGGTTCGATCACGCTCGACGGCATCAGTCTCACGGTGGCCGACCTCGCCGAGGGCGGTGCGCCGCAGGCGCACCGAAACGACGGCGGTGACACCGCCGGAGCGGGCCGGGTAACGGTCGCCATCATCCCGACGACCTACGAGCTGACGACGCTCTCGGCAAAGGAGCCCGGCGATCCGGTCCACCTCGAGGTCGACGTGCTCGCGAAGTACGTCGAGCGGCTGCTCGAGGGCTACGTTCCCGACCTATCGCTGTGA
- a CDS encoding DUF7533 family protein gives MAGIIDTVKLAGVLVLAIPAALAGLEFLFVRGEALTGGILLVLAVALVAVQRYLTLPGDLPGVLAKRVAGGASDEPDERTD, from the coding sequence ATGGCAGGCATCATCGACACGGTCAAACTCGCGGGGGTGCTCGTGCTCGCGATCCCCGCCGCGCTGGCGGGCCTCGAGTTCCTGTTCGTCCGCGGCGAGGCGCTCACCGGCGGAATACTGCTCGTGCTCGCCGTCGCGCTCGTGGCCGTCCAGCGGTACCTCACGCTGCCGGGCGACCTGCCCGGCGTTCTGGCGAAACGCGTCGCCGGCGGGGCCAGCGACGAGCCGGACGAGCGAACCGACTAA
- a CDS encoding M24 family metallopeptidase yields MTGERDHVRRSLRAALESRDADLFVHAGPASEPAIRYCLSASPSRGEYYAVAFDGSEWHVRSSPIASDRVHPVEGLLADLAGPAAALAPRTIPHDAALYLERAGLSLESTHALERARARKTGAEVDRLEDAQAAAAAGIRRAAATLTDAERATDGALAVGGEALTPRRLRRELDSGIVAAGGLPTGDTRIAVGIGERRDDAVAVEPIWSGQPIVLETTARESGGYHGHLVRTVVVDGEGGPERRAHVALTNALRSAHSLLTAEAASVGTVEADLEAEIRAFGFDEGISTRVAGIGLEPAERPVGGESIERGSVVRLEVGLEASEYEVRLADVLACGPAADGEGSETGDEPRERPRRLEGLSRSLEATALVG; encoded by the coding sequence GTGACCGGCGAGCGGGATCACGTTCGGCGGTCGCTCCGTGCGGCCCTCGAGTCCCGGGACGCCGATCTGTTCGTCCACGCCGGCCCCGCCTCCGAGCCGGCGATCCGGTACTGTCTCTCGGCGTCCCCGTCCCGTGGCGAGTACTACGCCGTCGCCTTCGACGGGAGCGAGTGGCACGTTCGCTCGAGCCCGATCGCGTCGGATCGCGTTCACCCGGTCGAGGGGCTCCTCGCGGACCTCGCCGGGCCGGCGGCCGCGCTGGCCCCGCGGACGATCCCCCACGACGCGGCGCTCTACCTCGAGCGGGCGGGGCTGTCGCTCGAATCGACCCACGCGCTCGAGCGGGCGCGGGCGAGGAAAACCGGCGCCGAGGTCGACCGACTCGAGGACGCCCAGGCCGCCGCCGCGGCGGGGATTCGGCGCGCTGCGGCCACCCTGACCGACGCCGAGCGGGCGACCGACGGGGCGCTAGCGGTCGGCGGCGAGGCGCTGACTCCGCGCCGACTTCGGCGCGAACTCGACTCGGGGATCGTCGCCGCCGGCGGGCTGCCGACGGGTGACACCCGGATCGCCGTCGGAATCGGCGAGCGACGCGACGACGCCGTCGCTGTCGAACCGATCTGGTCGGGCCAGCCGATCGTCCTCGAGACGACCGCCCGCGAGTCCGGCGGCTACCACGGCCACCTCGTCCGAACCGTCGTCGTCGACGGCGAGGGCGGCCCCGAACGCCGGGCCCACGTCGCGCTCACGAACGCGCTGCGGTCGGCCCACTCGCTGCTGACCGCGGAGGCAGCCTCTGTGGGAACCGTCGAAGCCGACCTCGAGGCAGAGATTCGGGCGTTCGGCTTCGACGAGGGGATCTCGACCCGCGTCGCCGGCATCGGCCTCGAGCCGGCCGAGCGGCCGGTCGGCGGAGAGTCGATCGAACGAGGAAGCGTGGTTCGACTCGAGGTCGGTCTCGAGGCTTCCGAGTACGAGGTCCGCCTCGCGGACGTGCTGGCGTGCGGGCCGGCGGCCGACGGCGAGGGTTCGGAGACGGGGGACGAGCCGCGAGAGCGCCCGCGCCGACTGGAGGGACTCTCGCGGTCGCTCGAGGCGACGGCGCTGGTCGGTTAG
- a CDS encoding UvrD-helicase domain-containing protein, with amino-acid sequence MATTETQVTRLFGGPGSGKTTALLDHVEEILDQDDVTFRDILVVSYTRAAAQEIRERLADRIDESPRALQGNVCTMHAKAYDLLDLSRGDVIGEKDKEEFCDEYGLEFEDEYSGAGRRTARSTTIGNKIIATSQWLQRTNREVADWYDVPFQWNEEEVRLPPEIDPNAQEGNKYTPTWPSDDDRIDVPESIRGWRAYKGREGKIGFADMLERVKQRSLLPNVDYLVIDEFQDITTLQYDVYQEWKPHMKRVLIAGDDDQVVYSWQGADPKLLLDEEVDEDIILPNSYRLPSNVLNAVNQEIRHIDQRQDKDLKPRKEGGTVEAYSGPSMLDLVRMVRRTLVEDDGTIMLLFRARYQMFQFIDEFITEGVPFTALTDQRMWTDRLTQYVRAVEALEEGEDVDGLQARRLADMLMESAFGTNDRSDLFDTIDDLQEDAGVDDLEELTVPADVIDDHVPFMPGPNSASDMVRKVTNFQKKSIQAYFAIGEYKRMDTDRVRVGTIHSAKGREADHVFMATDLTEKVVEQMVATVDDPTDVPGCEEFTKTTSPVPVLTDNERRVFYVGMSRARERLVLLENVVDGAPTLPLDVLLHNRRTDDTLEELLEQAQAPTPVQDEPETEPEAEAP; translated from the coding sequence ATGGCTACCACGGAGACGCAGGTGACCCGGTTGTTCGGTGGGCCGGGGAGCGGTAAGACGACGGCTCTTCTCGACCACGTCGAGGAAATTCTCGACCAGGACGACGTCACGTTCCGTGACATCCTCGTCGTCTCGTACACGCGGGCAGCGGCACAGGAGATCCGCGAACGACTCGCCGACCGGATCGACGAGAGCCCCCGGGCGCTCCAGGGCAACGTCTGTACGATGCACGCGAAGGCGTACGATCTGCTGGATCTCTCCCGCGGCGACGTCATCGGCGAGAAGGACAAAGAGGAGTTCTGCGACGAGTACGGCCTCGAGTTCGAGGACGAGTACAGCGGCGCGGGTCGACGAACCGCCCGCTCGACGACGATCGGAAACAAGATCATCGCCACGAGCCAGTGGCTCCAGCGGACCAACCGCGAGGTCGCCGACTGGTACGACGTCCCCTTCCAGTGGAACGAAGAGGAGGTCCGCCTCCCGCCCGAGATCGATCCGAACGCCCAGGAGGGCAACAAGTACACGCCGACGTGGCCGAGCGACGACGACCGGATCGACGTTCCCGAGTCGATCCGGGGCTGGCGGGCCTACAAGGGTCGCGAGGGGAAGATCGGCTTCGCGGACATGCTCGAGCGGGTCAAGCAGCGCTCGCTGCTCCCGAACGTCGACTACTTGGTGATCGACGAGTTCCAGGACATCACGACGCTGCAGTACGACGTCTACCAGGAGTGGAAACCCCACATGAAGCGGGTGCTGATCGCGGGCGACGACGACCAGGTCGTCTACTCCTGGCAGGGCGCGGATCCGAAACTCCTGCTGGACGAGGAGGTTGACGAGGACATCATCCTGCCGAACTCCTACCGGCTGCCCTCGAACGTGCTGAACGCGGTCAACCAGGAGATCCGCCACATCGACCAGCGCCAGGACAAGGACCTCAAACCCCGCAAGGAGGGCGGCACCGTCGAGGCCTACTCCGGGCCGTCGATGCTCGATCTGGTCCGGATGGTCCGGCGCACGCTGGTCGAGGACGACGGGACGATCATGCTGCTGTTCCGGGCGCGCTACCAGATGTTCCAGTTCATCGACGAGTTCATCACCGAAGGCGTCCCGTTCACCGCGCTCACCGACCAGCGGATGTGGACCGACCGGCTGACCCAGTACGTCCGCGCCGTCGAGGCCCTCGAGGAGGGCGAGGACGTCGACGGCCTGCAGGCCCGCCGGCTCGCCGACATGCTCATGGAGTCGGCGTTCGGCACGAACGACCGCAGCGACCTCTTCGATACGATCGACGATCTCCAGGAGGACGCCGGGGTCGACGACCTCGAGGAGCTCACCGTTCCCGCCGACGTCATCGACGATCACGTCCCGTTCATGCCGGGGCCGAATTCCGCCTCGGACATGGTCCGGAAGGTGACGAACTTCCAGAAGAAGAGCATCCAGGCGTACTTCGCCATCGGCGAGTACAAGCGAATGGATACCGACCGCGTCCGCGTCGGCACGATCCACTCCGCGAAGGGTCGCGAGGCCGACCACGTCTTCATGGCGACCGACCTCACCGAGAAGGTCGTCGAGCAGATGGTCGCCACCGTCGACGACCCGACCGACGTCCCCGGTTGTGAGGAGTTCACGAAGACGACGTCGCCGGTTCCCGTTCTCACCGACAACGAGCGGCGGGTCTTCTACGTGGGCATGTCCCGCGCCCGCGAACGGCTCGTCCTCCTCGAGAACGTCGTCGACGGCGCGCCCACGCTGCCGCTCGACGTCCTGCTCCACAACCGCCGAACCGACGACACCTTGGAGGAGCTACTCGAGCAGGCACAGGCGCCGACGCCGGTCCAAGACGAGCCCGAGACGGAGCCCGAAGCGGAAGCGCCGTGA
- a CDS encoding DUF7563 family protein, with amino-acid sequence MPTCQNCGGFVTERYVRVFAPSGIDDPRVCPACPDKVRDGADVRAARSARR; translated from the coding sequence ATGCCGACCTGTCAGAACTGCGGCGGCTTCGTGACGGAGCGGTACGTTCGCGTGTTCGCACCGTCCGGTATCGACGATCCTCGAGTCTGTCCGGCGTGTCCCGACAAGGTTCGCGACGGCGCCGACGTCAGAGCGGCCCGGTCCGCACGGCGGTAG
- a CDS encoding HVO_0416 family zinc finger protein: MASSPNGAGDEAFDQFLADRGHAVEQPGWDRNYNKKQCPDCGGLHDTAASSCSVCGWDPR, translated from the coding sequence ATGGCATCCTCACCCAACGGTGCCGGCGACGAGGCTTTTGATCAGTTCCTGGCGGACCGCGGCCACGCAGTAGAGCAACCAGGGTGGGATCGAAACTATAACAAAAAGCAGTGTCCGGACTGTGGTGGCCTTCACGACACGGCAGCGAGTTCGTGTTCCGTCTGCGGGTGGGACCCGCGGTAG
- the ubaA gene encoding SAMP-activating enzyme E1: protein MSDLRLDATQLDRYSRHVIMDEVGPEGQQRLLEGRVLVVGAGGLGSPAIQYLAAAGVGVGIVDDDVVERSNLQRQIVHGDDDVGRPKVDSAADYVRRLNPDVDVDTHETRLTPENVGELVEGYDVVLDASDNFATRYLLNDHCVLADTPLSHGAIYRFEGQVTTFENGWPGADDDSSAERDRAGPCYRCIFPEAPEPGTVPDCATTGVLGVLPGTVGCIQATEVVKLLLESGDSLEGRLLMYDAMGMTFETVEIRRNPTCPVCGDEPAIDSVEDVSYEETCSISAD, encoded by the coding sequence ATGAGCGACCTGCGCCTCGACGCGACCCAGCTCGACCGCTACTCGAGACACGTCATCATGGACGAGGTCGGGCCGGAGGGCCAGCAGCGGCTGCTCGAGGGACGCGTGCTCGTCGTCGGCGCCGGCGGCCTCGGCTCGCCGGCGATCCAGTACCTCGCGGCGGCGGGCGTCGGAGTGGGAATCGTCGACGACGACGTCGTCGAGCGCTCGAACCTCCAGCGCCAGATCGTCCACGGCGACGACGACGTCGGCCGCCCCAAGGTCGACAGCGCCGCCGACTACGTCCGCCGGCTCAACCCCGACGTCGACGTCGACACACACGAGACGCGGCTCACGCCCGAGAACGTCGGAGAGCTGGTCGAGGGGTACGACGTCGTCCTCGACGCGAGCGACAACTTCGCCACCCGCTACCTGCTCAACGACCACTGCGTGCTCGCCGACACGCCGCTCTCTCACGGCGCGATCTACCGCTTCGAGGGACAGGTGACGACGTTCGAGAACGGCTGGCCGGGGGCCGACGACGACTCGAGCGCAGAGCGCGACCGCGCGGGGCCCTGCTACCGCTGTATCTTCCCCGAGGCGCCCGAACCCGGCACCGTCCCCGACTGCGCGACGACCGGCGTCCTCGGCGTCCTCCCCGGCACCGTCGGCTGCATCCAGGCGACGGAGGTCGTCAAGCTGCTGCTCGAGTCGGGGGACTCCCTCGAGGGACGGCTCCTCATGTACGACGCGATGGGGATGACGTTCGAGACCGTCGAGATCCGCCGGAACCCTACCTGCCCGGTGTGTGGCGACGAGCCGGCGATCGACTCCGTCGAGGACGTCTCCTACGAGGAAACCTGCTCGATCTCCGCCGACTGA
- a CDS encoding desampylase: MSDDAPRLALPPGVRERIVGLARAGTPNEVCGVFGGEFGPETSRVTSVYPAENAAETPATRYRIDPEEQLAIFERLEGRGEEIVGFYHSHPRGPPAPSATDVEAAAWPDRSYVIVSLPAAGTAAEEPVPVVRSWRWRADRGEFERESVVSE, encoded by the coding sequence GTGAGCGACGACGCGCCCCGTCTGGCGCTTCCGCCGGGGGTTCGCGAGCGGATCGTCGGGCTGGCTCGAGCCGGGACCCCGAACGAGGTCTGTGGCGTCTTCGGCGGCGAGTTCGGCCCCGAAACGAGCCGTGTCACCTCGGTCTACCCCGCCGAAAACGCCGCCGAGACGCCCGCGACGCGCTACCGGATCGACCCGGAAGAACAGCTCGCGATCTTCGAGCGACTCGAGGGTCGGGGCGAGGAGATCGTCGGCTTCTACCACTCCCATCCGCGGGGACCGCCCGCGCCGTCGGCAACGGACGTCGAGGCGGCGGCCTGGCCCGACAGATCGTACGTGATCGTCTCGCTACCGGCGGCGGGAACCGCGGCTGAAGAACCGGTCCCCGTCGTCCGATCGTGGCGCTGGCGGGCGGATCGCGGCGAGTTCGAGCGCGAGTCAGTGGTGTCCGAGTGA
- a CDS encoding ABC transporter substrate-binding protein: MRTVTTLPSATELVAALGVEPVGVSHECDHPPGVEELPAITRSRVDATASSAEIDRQVLEAVSGDGVYAVDTPLLERLEPDLVVTQGVCDVCAVDEVAIEHALEEVDADPRVLTTDPHAVSDVLDDLERIGRAVGREERAREVRGGLEARIDAVHGRTTGIDSAKRPRVAILDWTDPVMVAGHWTAELVAWAGGEYGLADPGERSRPREWAEIRAYDPEVVVVAPCGFGLEQTRENLTDLTGREGWSDLAAVREGRVWAMDGHHYLNRPGPRLVDTLEALAPIVQPDRFAAPPAELAVPLAALEVDA; this comes from the coding sequence ATGCGAACCGTCACGACGCTCCCCTCGGCGACGGAACTCGTCGCCGCCCTCGGCGTAGAGCCCGTTGGCGTCTCCCACGAGTGCGACCACCCGCCGGGCGTCGAGGAACTGCCCGCGATCACCCGGTCGCGGGTCGACGCAACCGCCTCGAGCGCCGAGATCGACCGTCAGGTGCTCGAGGCGGTCTCCGGGGACGGCGTCTACGCAGTCGACACCCCGCTCCTCGAGCGCCTCGAGCCGGACCTGGTCGTCACCCAGGGGGTGTGCGACGTCTGTGCGGTCGACGAGGTCGCGATCGAGCACGCGCTCGAGGAGGTCGACGCCGACCCGCGGGTGCTCACCACCGATCCCCACGCCGTTTCGGACGTCCTCGACGACCTCGAGCGGATCGGCCGGGCGGTCGGACGCGAAGAGCGCGCCCGCGAGGTGCGAGGGGGACTCGAGGCGCGGATCGATGCTGTCCACGGGCGAACGACCGGCATCGATTCGGCGAAACGTCCGCGGGTGGCGATCCTCGACTGGACCGACCCCGTCATGGTGGCGGGCCACTGGACCGCCGAACTCGTCGCCTGGGCGGGCGGGGAGTACGGGCTGGCCGACCCCGGCGAGCGCTCGCGGCCGCGGGAGTGGGCCGAGATCCGCGCGTACGATCCGGAGGTCGTCGTGGTCGCACCCTGCGGGTTCGGCCTCGAGCAGACCCGCGAGAATCTGACCGACCTCACCGGGCGGGAGGGGTGGAGCGACCTCGCGGCGGTCCGCGAGGGCCGCGTCTGGGCGATGGACGGCCACCACTACCTCAACCGGCCGGGACCGCGGCTCGTGGACACCCTCGAGGCGCTCGCGCCGATCGTGCAGCCGGACCGGTTCGCGGCGCCGCCGGCCGAACTCGCGGTCCCGCTCGCTGCCCTCGAGGTCGACGCGTGA
- a CDS encoding carboxypeptidase M32, whose translation MATVDETDAGSVPDAYEELTDRYEQIVYLGHAGMVLGWDQQVMMPEGGAPARAKQSAALSAARHDLLTDEAFGELLEACEAADLTDEQAAVVREIRRSYERSVNVPPELVSELSEHQSESQQTWKEAKGDDDFDAFAPSLERLRDLQIERAEHIAPDANPYEVMFEDREPHLPLETVEGIFDDLREHLVPLIDDIRENGRDLPSPFTGTYDEDDQMALCEEVVDLLGYDRERGRLDTAPHPFMSGTQYDARITTRFKEEDPIDALTATIHEFGHATYQLGLRKEEYGSPLGESLSSGVHESQSRFWENHVGRTKPFWEFFLPTVKEHFPGLEDVTVDEAYAAVNRIYPENLIRVEADELTYHLHIILRCEIDRAFVEGDLEVSEIPDVWTGKMEDYLGVVPETDAEGALQDIHWSYNFAAFQHYTVGSVLAAQLDAAMREDLEADVDDLIRRGEFAPLREWMEENVHRHGQRYPTEELVEVATGEPLTAEYFLEYVDEKFGDLYGL comes from the coding sequence ATGGCAACTGTTGACGAGACCGATGCCGGGTCGGTGCCTGACGCCTACGAGGAGCTCACCGACCGCTACGAACAGATCGTCTACCTCGGCCACGCGGGGATGGTGCTGGGGTGGGACCAGCAGGTGATGATGCCCGAAGGCGGCGCGCCAGCCCGCGCGAAGCAGTCCGCCGCGCTCTCCGCTGCGCGCCACGACCTGCTGACCGACGAGGCGTTCGGCGAGTTACTCGAGGCGTGCGAGGCGGCCGACCTGACCGACGAGCAGGCCGCGGTCGTCCGCGAGATCCGCCGGAGCTACGAGCGGTCCGTGAACGTCCCGCCGGAACTCGTCTCGGAGCTCTCCGAACACCAGTCGGAGAGTCAGCAGACCTGGAAGGAGGCGAAGGGCGACGACGACTTCGACGCGTTCGCCCCCTCGCTCGAGCGCCTGCGCGACCTCCAGATCGAGCGGGCCGAGCACATCGCCCCGGACGCCAACCCCTACGAGGTGATGTTCGAGGACCGCGAGCCCCACCTGCCTCTCGAGACCGTCGAGGGGATCTTCGACGACCTCCGCGAGCACCTCGTGCCGCTGATCGACGACATCAGGGAGAACGGCCGCGACCTCCCGTCGCCCTTTACGGGAACCTACGACGAGGACGACCAGATGGCGCTCTGCGAGGAGGTCGTCGACCTGCTCGGCTACGACCGCGAGCGCGGCCGCCTCGACACCGCACCGCACCCCTTCATGTCCGGCACGCAGTACGACGCCCGGATCACCACCCGCTTCAAGGAGGAGGATCCGATCGACGCCCTCACCGCGACGATCCACGAGTTCGGCCACGCCACCTACCAGCTCGGCCTCCGCAAGGAGGAGTACGGCTCCCCGCTCGGCGAGTCGCTCTCGAGCGGCGTCCACGAGTCCCAGTCCAGATTCTGGGAGAACCACGTCGGCCGCACGAAGCCGTTCTGGGAGTTCTTCCTGCCGACGGTGAAGGAGCACTTCCCGGGACTCGAGGACGTCACCGTCGACGAGGCGTACGCGGCGGTCAACCGGATCTACCCCGAGAACCTCATCCGGGTCGAAGCCGACGAACTCACCTACCACCTCCACATCATCCTCCGGTGTGAGATCGATCGGGCGTTCGTCGAGGGCGACCTCGAGGTGTCGGAGATCCCCGACGTCTGGACCGGGAAGATGGAGGACTACCTCGGCGTCGTCCCCGAGACCGACGCCGAGGGCGCACTCCAGGACATCCACTGGTCGTACAACTTCGCCGCGTTCCAGCACTACACCGTCGGCAGCGTGCTGGCGGCCCAGCTCGACGCCGCGATGCGCGAGGATCTCGAGGCGGACGTCGACGATCTCATTCGGCGCGGCGAGTTCGCGCCGTTGCGCGAGTGGATGGAGGAGAACGTCCACCGCCACGGCCAGCGCTACCCCACCGAGGAACTGGTCGAGGTCGCGACGGGAGAGCCGCTGACGGCGGAGTACTTCCTCGAGTACGTCGACGAGAAGTTCGGCGACCTCTACGGGCTGTAG